ATGCCCCTTCCAACACGCGGCCCTCGCGGAAGTTGCGCTGCCTTCCGCGAAAGGTGCTCACTTCGGGGGCAGGAGCTGGAAGAGCAACGAGAGCCCTGGCGCTTCCAGGGGCACGCGTCCTCGGAGCGCGGCGAAGAAGGACCAGCCGTGGTCCGCGAGGAGCACCACGCCCGCATTCGCCGCCACGGCGAAGCCGAGGAACCCCGTGTAGCCGCCCATGACGGAGGAGCGCCACACCACCGGCTGGCCTCGCACCTGCGTGACGTTCCAGCCCAGCCCGGCGTGCCGGGGCCCCGCCGTCACACGCGGCTCCTGCGGAATCCGGAGGGCGCGCACGACGCTCGCGTCCCCCTGGCCCAGGTTCGCGTCGAGGAACCGCAGCAGGTCGGGCGCGGTGGAGTACGCGGCCCCCGCGCCTGGAATCGCGGGGAAGGTCCACGCCGGCACGGGCATTCCCTTCGCGGTGTGGCCCACGGCCAGGCGTGGTGCTTGTTCGTCGGTGGGCCGCAGGGAGGTGTCCAACATGCTCAGGGGCCTGAAGAGCAGGTCCCTCAGCGCGTGGCCGTAGTTCACCCCCGCGCGCCGGGAGAGGGCATGGCCCAGCACGCCCATGCCGATGAGGGACTCGGCGTGGCGGCGCGGTGGAGGCCACTCCGGGTGGTAGCTCCGGAGGAAATCGCCGAAGAGTCCCGCGTTGTAGTGGCCGAAGGGGTCCTCGGGGTTCTGCGCTCCGGTCTCCAGGTTGGGCGGCAGGTGCGGCATCCCAGAGGTGTGCGTGGCGAGCTGTTCCAGGGTGATGCGGCCCGCCGCTTCGTCCGGGAGCAGCGGCCGGGGAATCACCTCCGACAACGGCATGTCGAGCCGTGCCTTCCCCTGGTCCACGAGCAGCGCGAGGAGCGCGCCCGTGAAGACCTGGGTGAGCTCGCCGAGCGCGAAGAGCGTGTCCTTTGCGGGAGGCGCGCCCCGGCCTCGCAGTGCCTCCACATGGTGCGTGCCCCCGTATGTGATGCCGGCACAGAGGGCGGCCGACCTGTACCCGCGCACGTAGCGGCGGGTGGCATCCTGGAGCAGCTCTGTGGGGGACGGCTTCGATGTGGGACTCACGGAGCCTCGTCTACACCATCCGGGGCATGGGCACCCTGTCTCGGGACGCCGTGCGCCGTGCTGTCACACGCCCGCTCGGAAATTGACGGATTGTCTCGCGGCACCGCCGGCGGCGGCGTCCAAGTTCGCGGAATCCCGAGCGAAGGCCCTTGGAACGCCATGTGTAATGGCTTGCGGGCACGAGGAGCCCGCATCATGCCCGTCTGCCGTCAGCCCGAATCGTCCGCGTTCACCCTCACGCGTCACTTCGTCGAGCGCAGCGCGCTCCGGCAGCTTCGTGACGACGTGCTCGACTTCATCCTGGAGTTCGGCAGCCGCACGCGCGCGAGTGGCATGACGCACGTCACGGTGCTGGAGCGCGACCTGCCGAGGGGTTGGCGGCGCATGGACGTGGCGCGGCAGGCGAGCGGATGGATTGTGCTGCTCAACGACGAAGAGCGCCTCATCACCTGCTACCGGCGCGGTGACGCGAACCGCTTCATCCGCCGCAAGCCGAAGCACCGCATGTCCGACACCCAGCTTCACCGCCTCTGAGCGCAGGTGCGCTCAGGCCGCGCCCTGCAAGGCGTACATTCCCAGGGCGACCAGCATCGCGCCACCCACGGCCAGCAGGCCCATGGGGAAGCGCTGGGTCAGCAGCCGCCGCGCGGAGGTGGTGCTGTCGGGCCGGTCCTCGATG
This genomic window from Myxococcus hansupus contains:
- a CDS encoding serine hydrolase domain-containing protein, with amino-acid sequence MSPTSKPSPTELLQDATRRYVRGYRSAALCAGITYGGTHHVEALRGRGAPPAKDTLFALGELTQVFTGALLALLVDQGKARLDMPLSEVIPRPLLPDEAAGRITLEQLATHTSGMPHLPPNLETGAQNPEDPFGHYNAGLFGDFLRSYHPEWPPPRRHAESLIGMGVLGHALSRRAGVNYGHALRDLLFRPLSMLDTSLRPTDEQAPRLAVGHTAKGMPVPAWTFPAIPGAGAAYSTAPDLLRFLDANLGQGDASVVRALRIPQEPRVTAGPRHAGLGWNVTQVRGQPVVWRSSVMGGYTGFLGFAVAANAGVVLLADHGWSFFAALRGRVPLEAPGLSLLFQLLPPK